The nucleotide sequence TCTGTCCTTGAGGAAAGCGCGATCATACGCTAGAGCGCACCGTATAGCTATGGAATACGAGCTGGAGACTAGTAGAGCCCGGAGACCGCTCGGAGACATACCTTAGCGTACCTGGAGCTTCCCACTTGGAGAACACCcgtttctatatatatatacatacattcCGTCCGAATCGTAGCATTCGTAAAGAAGCCTCTGAATATTTCATTAACTGCACTTTATTAAATTCGAATTCCGTGACACACAATTCGAGTCACTGCTGGTAGTGACTCACAATATCACTGTGGGGACATGTTTTGCTGATACAAATGAGAACCCTTCgaaccaatagacctctacccgagaaagtcgtcatgacgttggtagacagactgataccgaaacaaatcggaaggggagggctgggttgcACGAATGgctacttgttcgctgcctcctactgaaaggaAAGTAGCACCGAATgttgcgtccctttcagggaccatccccctcaagaccgtggctttcttgcgcgaccttgttcacctctagcttcgagcgtagttcagctctaccaaattggtggcggtgtcgaacaccatgacgtcatATCTTTACAAACacggagaggtctattcgaacgttGGAAAAGTCGTCGACGTGGAGCTGAACTAAGGAATTAGCTAGGGTTTCGCTTTCGTTATCACTCAAAATCAATGAGCTTTTGTTTCCTGATTTGTAGGTACCGCGTGACGAGCTCTGTCCATCGCAAACGAAATAAAgaaaggtgtgtgtgtgtggggggggggggggggggacgagatAAAATGCGGAAAACTTTCAAAACTCCGCTTCAGAAAGATATCTGAAACTGTCGTTTTTATTGACTCTGGGCCAAAGGATCACAATCCCATCGTAATAACTGCGGCGCTGTCATCGTTATAAGCGGGTGAGGAGCGTTTCCTATGCCGCAAGCCACGAAAAAAGCGAGGTGGAAGTTGTTGTTTATGTTGTACCCTGTTGCGATGTACGGGTATGCAaaacaaaatctgtaaaatgTGATTTGCATCATATTTTGAGGCAAGACGGTATGTCTAACCGATATCGGGTTGACTGTAGAGAGCCTCATTCCATTTGAGGGACCTACGTTCACAAGGGGAGGAAGGGTATCGAAAAAAGGTATCTTGTCCTCTGTTGGTCCGAGGGCATGTGAAGGCTTACATGCGATGATTCGTCTTAGCGTTTCCGCTGTGGATCTCGGTACATATGGGTAGCATAGGTACCCAAGCTTGGGCACGACAGTGAATACATATCACGTATCCTATGCACAAAAGCTGCGCTCCTCGTTAACAGCATTAGGACTCACGCCTTAATTAAAATGAGAAATGAGAGTCATATTTGCGTAGCACAGTGTTAAAGTATGCGACATCATCTTGAAAGAAGCTATGATGATGAAACGCACGAAAACTCTCTGGCTTTCAGGCCCAAGGATATGACTCACTAGAAGAGTATGAGAGTTACTTTTCAAAAATCATAGTGTCTACCAGCGAGGAGGCTCGATGCTCCAGCAGTGACGTAAGTGGCTCAAACACATATTTTGCCAATACGGCCGAGTACCATGGAACACCAGCCTCCGTGTGGCTCAAGAAAATTTAGGGAAACTGGCAACAGATCCTATCTATCGTACCATGGGCGTATCGTATCTATATCTACCTATCGTACTATGGGCATTCAGAGAGGAGGGTAAGGTGGGGCCACAATTTTCTCACTGTAGTGCACTGAACTGCATAATTATTCAACTACTAGCAGGATGACAAACACAAGACTGATGATGAGGAACAGTTGGTACCCTGCGAGCGAATCAAGGAGTTCCTGGACCCTGGAGTCTTCACAACGTCCGTGTACCCTTCTCATATCCGGGAACTCAGTATCATAGTGGAGGACGCTTACAAACTACTCAAGAGGGGTAACTCCGGGTAATTTTCCCCGAGAGCTCACGTTGCCTCATTGTAGCGGCGTCAACTTGCAGGCACCGTGGGCGGCGAGTGGGGTCTGGACCTCGGCTGTGGTCCGATGCTGCAGTACTCCCTCATGCTGAGTGATCACGTGAAAAAGCTTGTTGTTGCCAACTACCTGGACCAGACCAAGGCCATCGTGGAAGACTGGCTCAAAGACGACCAGAGAAACATGCTGAACCTTAACGCTGTTCTACAATCAGTTTCTGAGGTCACTAAACATCCGTGAGTTTTTAGTAATgagtgtagtgtgtgtgtgcaagGACCTATTAAAATGCACTTGTCCTTTCTAGGCCTCATTCTCTGAAGGAGCAATTACGTAACTGCATCACAGACCATGTGTCCTGCGACCTGTTCTCCAAGGAGAACGGAAAGTTCCTGCCCGCTAAGTACGATAACAATGAAATGTTCGATGTTATTGTCACTTCTTTGCTTCTCGAGGCTGTCATCCAGGATCTGGACACGTACGCAAAAATTATCAAGCGGTAAGTAATATTTGAGCCACTATATCTTGTGTGCCGATGAAGCTATCAAGGCCGTTTCACCGTGGACACAGTGCCTCataccgtgtgttcacacgagcgtAATCTCCCCAGAATACCATAGGGGAAGAAAACAGAAAACTTCTCACAGGACAGAAGTCGCACTGCCTGTTTTGAGCGTTCACAGGGTGCCAAAATATCGGGAGTGGGGTACTgtgcacgtagcagacgacagcgtccgcatcttttcctgtcgtctgctacagaatatttTGTAGCTGCCCCGCGGGATGTTCTCCACAGCTAGCGATGCGTGGAGCAAAGAGCTGGGACATTTTTTTACGCATTCAGCTGGAGTGCTCTCTGGGATGTTGCTCATGCGACCGGCATTCATAAAGTATGCATACTTTCCATAACGCAGGATCTCTGGTCTCTTGAAACGTTGCGGGCACTTGCTAATGAACGGTGTGTTGGGTATGACCTACTGGGACATGAAAGCTGGAAAGTTCAACTGTGTCACGCTCACGAAGGACAATGTGGAGAAGGTGCTCAAGGACTGCGGCTTTGTAGACCTTGAGTGGACCATTGTGGACAGGGAATACTTCCATTCGGTCAGCGACTACACGAAGACGTTCCTCGTGCTTGCACGGAAGCCCTAGCCCCTAACCCTTGTGGCCAATAAAAGCATTTTCTGGTGAAGCAACGAACGAGTCTCTTCACATCTACCGACAAAAGTGTATCCGTTTACTTCAGCTCAAAACGAAAAATGTGCACAGTGTTGACATGCCTCTTAACGTGACCTTTATCTTTAAAGCCCTTGCTGCAGATGGAGCACTTGTAGGGCCTTTCCCCGGTATGGCTGCGTATGTGCCTGGTGACGTTGCTGCGTTGGTTCGATGTGTACGGGCAAAAATGGCACGCGTAAACATCAGGGCGTCCCCCATTCAATTCCGTTTCCAATGCTGCTTGATCGTGCTCTGGAAAAGTAACGTAACAATGCTGACATCCAATAGTCTGTGGATGGGCAGCGGACCCAGACAATATTAGCAAAACAGCTGACACATTTTGGTGTGAATACACAAGGAGGCATCAATTCACCATCGCATCAATCCGGTAAAGTAGTACCTGTCTACGCTAAAGGTTCTCCCATTTGACGAGAAACCACAGTAATACTGTTGAGGACAAGGAAAACATGATAGATTATTTGTTCTATCCATAACTAAGTTTTTATTGAGATCCAGTACCGTATTTCACACTGAATGCCCAACGACTCACACAACTGTCTGTATGCCAGAGGACACGCAAAGACTTCGTATGAATGAGATGGGCGCAACCAGTTAGATGCTGTGGCTGAAGAAGTGATGTTGGAATGCCCAACGAGTGGAAAATAGGTTATTTTTAGAACATATATTCGTAtaaattatttttataaatCGCCTTCCATTACATGCAGCCGCAATGCTGATGATCCCACAGAGTCAGGCAAATTCACGCCAGTCACTTCCTCTCAGGCACTACATCATCGACGCTGCTAGAATCGCCTGATTTCTGCGGGCACGCTTTCAGGTGCCGCGCCAAGTTTGTGGAGCTGGTGAATCCTCGGGAGCAATTGGAACACTTGTAAGGGCGTTCGCCCGTGTGACTTTGCCGATGAGCAGCCATGCTGCTTCTCCACATGTATGACTTGTTGCATATGGGGCACACCAGGGGTTTTTCCTTGGGATGCTTGCTCTGGTGCCACCGCACCAAAGACTTCTCGTCTGATGCAAAGGGGCAATACTTGCAACGGAACTTTCCGgtcggtttcggtttctcggCGGCCACTGTTGACTTCGAGCCTGGAATGGGTTGATAAGGGTGTTAATCATGTGCAGTGTGCAACATACCCTTGCAAAGGCAGCTGGTTGGGCTTTGTGTATCATTGCCAACATGTGTTTAAGACTAAACTAAGAAAGTCCAAGACAGTGAATGAGGAGTTGAAACATTTGAGGGGTGATGTAGGTGAGGGGCCAGAGAAGCCACTGAAAGTGTGTATGCACAAAAACGAGAAGAAAGAAGACGCTTCATGGTATGATACACCTCAAGAGAGACTGCAAGCACTTTTCTATTTCGCCCTACCCTACGTTACCTTTTACCCATATATTTAATGTTAATTTCCAATACATGCGCCGTGTGTTTGAGACACGGGGGACCGTTAACGAGATGTTACGAAGCAAACCGCGAAGCTGCTAAATCATATACTGTAGACCCGCTAGTTCCTTTCCCATTGTTTATCTGCCCCCGAGTTCCTTGAGGCGCCTTACTCTCTGTCTCCGACATCTTTCTAATGCTCTCCGTAGTAGCACTGAGGAAGCACAGTCTGGGACACAATTTTTCCACGATAATGTTGCACACAGGCCTGTCTGCCTTCAGATGTTGTCAATATCTTTGTTGTATCTTTGGTGATGGTAAATACACAACAACAGTCGACCAATTGTGATATCATCTCATATGTGTGGAGGCACTTTCAGCCGCAACGAGTATTCAAGAAGCATAAATTAATTAACAATGCGGTTCCACAATATGTAAAAACAACTGAGAACTGCAACAGCATCCACATTCACGAGGTCAGCAAGACAGCAACGACAACGGCTTCCAGCCTCCACACGAGACCACGcacgtgagatggcgctgacggCGCTCGCCACCAGAGAGCGAAATCAAAACTGCACCACGCTAAGCATAAAAATAATTGCAAGTATTCCAAAAGCGAGTGAACCAATAAACTAGTTGGAAAAATTCAAATCGAGTAAAACGGCACATCGGTGGCCGTCCCACCCCACTAGCTCGtcggtggggggagggggacgAGAACACAAGCTAATCATACAGGACAACCATGCCTTGTCCCAACTTGGTGGAATATTAGAAAAATCACAATATGTACCTTAATCAGGTGAAATATTTCAACGATTTTTAAAGGGATcggaaccagaactgaacccgaaccgaaaaccggaaataACTGTTATTTTATGACGAACCCGAGCTGAacggaacaatttttttgcttgtcctgaaccgaaccggaactgaaccgaaaaaaattcatACGGTTACAGGTTCGTGAATCAGTTCAGAGGCGAAATAATTGTACTAGTGACTGTCCTTTTTtttgactcacctgaaacggttatctcacacctttttcTTACAACCATGTACGGTGAgtgtaagctcgctttcatgtagcaaaattactgcccatgaaccggttaaaccgggaccgaaaaaagtaacagttccaatccctgtaaatgtcccgactgctgagcaattttttttttactgtgggTGTGCGGGGGGatgttctccctgagccgaacccgaaccgaactgaTATACTTGAACCAGTTCAAgttgataatttcggttcagcagagctaaacccgaacccgaaccggaccgaaaaaaataccggttctgATCCCTGGATTTATATAGGGCCCCTACATTGCACGTTGGTAAAGATACATAAACGTGTCACAACGGTACTGTAATAATGATCCACCTTGCCTACGATTCTTTACAAGCCACTTCCCAAGAACGCTTACGATTACTCAACGCAGCGACATTACGATAAGTACTAAAGTACCAATAAAGACGGACGTttgggggcgaccgcccccttTGTTCCGTCTCGATCATCGAGGCCCACTCCCTTCTTGAGAATTCTCTCAGCTGCATCCCTGCCACACAAATTTGTCTCATTTCATGCACAGAGGGTATACCAATGCTTCACTTGGGTAGCGTGGAATAGTGACACATCATTTTTCTTCTCCAATATCCTTGCCTCAAAAGCCtgacacctttttttcttcggtCTTTCACGGAAGCCTTTCTTTCTAGGCTGAGCCATTCCTGTGACTTGCCCGTGGCAATAACCCAGCCAAGCCCCAGGAAACACTAAAACAGGAATCACGTAAACAGTGAACGAGGCATTATTTCTCAAACGATATCTTTACTCTTTCACCAGTCATAGACATAGGTTATAAATATAATTCTTCGATAGGAACGGACGTATCTCAGCCACGTTTGGGATACCGCAGATCATGCCACACCTTCATGAGGCCTTCACGCTTCTTCCACATTTCACGCCCGTACAAGATGTATCCACTACAAACAGAGGGTAACAATGATTCAGTCTGGATTTCAACGAGCCAAGTACACATAACAACAGACCCTCACTAGACATAACAATAGACTTTCTCTGCGACTCACATGCCAAAAAGTGAC is from Ornithodoros turicata isolate Travis chromosome 8, ASM3712646v1, whole genome shotgun sequence and encodes:
- the LOC135366808 gene encoding indolethylamine N-methyltransferase-like isoform X2 encodes the protein MESTTKLKTPDAEITNGASREGFPDYEDSHNSAHAQGYDSLEEYESYFSKIIVSTSEEARCSSSDDDKHKTDDEEQLVPCERIKEFLDPGVFTTSVYPSHIRELSIIVEDAYKLLKRGTVGGEWGLDLGCGPMLQYSLMLSDHVKKLVVANYLDQTKAIVEDWLKDDQRNMLNLNAVLQSVSEVTKHPPHSLKEQLRNCITDHVSCDLFSKENGKFLPAKYDNNEMFDVIVTSLLLEAVIQDLDTYAKIIKRISGLLKRCGHLLMNGVLGMTYWDMKAGKFNCVTLTKDNVEKVLKDCGFVDLEWTIVDREYFHSVSDYTKTFLVLARKP
- the LOC135366808 gene encoding indolethylamine N-methyltransferase-like isoform X1 gives rise to the protein MESTTKLKTPDAEITNGASREGFPDYEDSHNSAHAQGYDSLEEYESYFSKIIVSTSEEARCSSSDQDDKHKTDDEEQLVPCERIKEFLDPGVFTTSVYPSHIRELSIIVEDAYKLLKRGTVGGEWGLDLGCGPMLQYSLMLSDHVKKLVVANYLDQTKAIVEDWLKDDQRNMLNLNAVLQSVSEVTKHPPHSLKEQLRNCITDHVSCDLFSKENGKFLPAKYDNNEMFDVIVTSLLLEAVIQDLDTYAKIIKRISGLLKRCGHLLMNGVLGMTYWDMKAGKFNCVTLTKDNVEKVLKDCGFVDLEWTIVDREYFHSVSDYTKTFLVLARKP
- the LOC135366808 gene encoding indolethylamine N-methyltransferase-like isoform X3 gives rise to the protein MESTTKLKTPDAEITNGASREGFPDYEDSHNSAHQDDKHKTDDEEQLVPCERIKEFLDPGVFTTSVYPSHIRELSIIVEDAYKLLKRGTVGGEWGLDLGCGPMLQYSLMLSDHVKKLVVANYLDQTKAIVEDWLKDDQRNMLNLNAVLQSVSEVTKHPPHSLKEQLRNCITDHVSCDLFSKENGKFLPAKYDNNEMFDVIVTSLLLEAVIQDLDTYAKIIKRISGLLKRCGHLLMNGVLGMTYWDMKAGKFNCVTLTKDNVEKVLKDCGFVDLEWTIVDREYFHSVSDYTKTFLVLARKP
- the LOC135366808 gene encoding indolethylamine N-methyltransferase-like isoform X4 — its product is MESTTKLKTPDAEITNGASREGFPDYEDSHNSAHDDKHKTDDEEQLVPCERIKEFLDPGVFTTSVYPSHIRELSIIVEDAYKLLKRGTVGGEWGLDLGCGPMLQYSLMLSDHVKKLVVANYLDQTKAIVEDWLKDDQRNMLNLNAVLQSVSEVTKHPPHSLKEQLRNCITDHVSCDLFSKENGKFLPAKYDNNEMFDVIVTSLLLEAVIQDLDTYAKIIKRISGLLKRCGHLLMNGVLGMTYWDMKAGKFNCVTLTKDNVEKVLKDCGFVDLEWTIVDREYFHSVSDYTKTFLVLARKP
- the LOC135366811 gene encoding transcription factor che-1-like, with protein sequence MSETESSKSTVAAEKPKPTGKFRCKYCPFASDEKSLVRWHQSKHPKEKPLVCPICNKSYMWRSSMAAHRQSHTGERPYKCSNCSRGFTSSTNLARHLKACPQKSGDSSSVDDVVPERK